TAGACCATGAAATCGTTAAAACCAACGTATTAATATCAGATAAATGTATCTATGAAACACCTAGCCCCTAGGCCTAAAGCCATCAAAACGATATGGATGCGTTGGTATATGTAGATTAGGTAttcaaaacttttatatttttggggAGGGAAACAACATAACTAAGTACAAAAAATAGGTGTtttaaggtatttatttttataattaattaaaaaagagtcattattatagtgtacgaaaaataattttagatagaCTCAAGCCCTCCTCCCATTTGTAATAGGCATTAAATCTTCCTATAAACATGCAGAtttgtatagttataaaaattacatggattattgtgtttatagtttataaaaaaggGACCTATAGCTACACTTCCATATAGAAATAGTTTAATTCACACATATCATGAGTATATAACATTGAGACAGAAGCTATCACTTATATTTTCCTCACAGTGACTGCTGATTGgctctttaaagtttaaaccatCATGGTAAGAATTATAGCTGTAGTCACGATTGCAACTATCCCGTTTTACTATCATCGTGTGACTGTAGAATATAGAaaagttgtaggtaggtacctactttatcaAATTTATGTATTGCCGACATTTTACGCTCtatgtattattgtacctattatgtaaaatatttattttaatgaaataactaCAATGGTGTGTGAATATGAACAAGTGgaatgtatagatattataggaTGGATAGACCAGATATGCTATCTAATTATGACATGGAAACGAACATGACAATATTGAGTGCTtatcacaattatatttatgtataattattaattatacatatgtatattataatcattgttctatgattataatatacctctGCCAGAATGAGTagcaatgataaaaatagtatttctctcttccccattccggtacacacacacacacacacttacctttaattgttaatatagcCATTAACTGATTGACTccaatattctttaatatttatgggGCAATGCCATAGCCAGGActcgggaggggggggggggtgtttggGTGTTGAAATACTCCCCTCTCAACCgtattatggaaaaaatatatttattcattggaGTATGCTTCagatttctacaaaatatgttgtcataTGGTTCTGTTTCATATTTAATGTTACATTATGCAgtcattatgaaaattaatgacAGTACAATTCAGCGTGTAAAGCTCTCCACAAGTAaacaagttatatttaaatacaaaaataaaacacccaCCTAAAATAACCCTGACTCCAAGAAGCCGCTTGAACAAcagtatacctattgtatttttagatttttctaaaaaaacgttttttaaaaaagatatagGATCTAATCCATACATCCCCCCTTGTCCCTGGTGGCTGGTtggcgtaggtatatattgtataccacatatatgtatattgtataacaatctCAAAGTGTTTGTAGCCTacatgtagataatatattataataccattacCATAATATGGCGttctcatattttatttaaagtattacttaaatttgaacataaacaataatataatataacattatttaccaTGAGCATCAGGCGTACatcgttgtacctatataacatgaACGGACACGCGTTTATGGGTATggatattacctatttatattattaatttgacgGCATTCCGTGCTCATGCGTAATTTACCGGAAAACAATACAAGCTAAATTAATTTCTATCTCTTATTCTGTTCTAGTTTCCATACACATAGATTCAAAATCGATTTGTAGAGTTGTCAGCACTTGTcacgcaataatatttttcttgcaGACTTTTCGAACGGCTACgaatatataggcatatatacAATACCATATTAATCCACGTAtcttatacataggtaattattactgatgataataaataaatgatctataggtaggtttaggtataatatcttTCGACGGGTTTAAGTTTTCTTTTACGAATACACacatatgacataatatatatataaatgatttacatacttacatactattatgtaggtatacatataatgatataggtagtatttttcCGTGacccgaaaaaaaaaaccttgaaaaAGTCATCGgaaacatcaataataatcaacCCGTGGGGTAAATTCTTACGCGAGGTTCATTGCCATTTTCTCAcccttttattaaatattatattctggtaTACAACGATAAAATAATGGTATTGGTTTCCTGGTATAGTGGTATCCAANNNNNNNNNNNNNNNNNNNNNNNNNNNNNNNNNNNNNNNNNNNNNNNNNNNNNNNNNNNNNNNNNNNNNNNNNNNNNNNNNNNNNNNNNNNNNNNNNNNNAAAATAGACCGATGTCATATAGATAATTCCTTATATTGTTGTCAACTTTAAACtcactgtatttttttaaaatatactcaacATTATCTGAATTATTAGATagtaattgatattaattggtttggagttaaagtataaagtataccaCTATTGTATATCACGTGTTTATAAGATTTACCCAAACGTGTCTTATTGTATACCCAAACGCAAAGgcgggcattaactagttaaaaaattaaagttaagttaaaaagttaattttttttaacttttaacttgttagttcattttctaatcaacttatgaacttaaaaagtttaatttacaattgaaaTAACTTAGATTTTCTCAGTTAACtcaaaaaaatccatcaagttaaaaacattttgaaattttttgtttatacgtaaatattactaaatcagtataaaataaaaataatctaatacaaacatttctgctctttttcttgataacataattttgtgtatattaatatattttattaagttgtaaattatctattatgcgagttgcaattatataatatgtttttaatacaattaataattttaaattacaaattgacaatcgttctgttttaatgttatattataacttataatatatatgaaggccaTGTACTCATCTCCACGTATTATGGCATtcaattactatacaatataaaaaaatatatttgttaaattattaatttgagatgagtatagtttgaattagtaaataatagtcaagtaaaagtaaaagggtatacagtgtacatcttgataaaagttcaataaaattgttttttataactaatagattagaaattagaaagacacattcactctttatgtgatttacatactattactaattaaaaaaaaattgattaactttttttaaactgagttaagctgatatttttttctatattaactttcaacttatcgagttaaatttattatttgttatttgttaacttttaacctatcgatcttgtgtcctcttaacttaacttaacttaagttaattattttcatttacttgCCTACCTTTGCCCAAACGTTCTTTGATTTaccaggtaaaattataaaatacctttttattttgtgtcCAAACGTTGTGTCTATTTGTACCCAAACGTGTTGGCTCTTGGGGTCAATGTGACCAAACGTTCAGCGCCCTGTATATTATCAGTAAACTTGAACTAAaggctaaatttaaaaaatcNNNNNNNNNNNNNNNNNNNNNNNNNNNNNNNNNNNNNNNNNNNNNNNNNNGGACAGACCATACCTATGTTAAGATATTTTTACAAgtcttttaaaaatacactAACACAAGTATAATAGTTCATATCTAGATACGAATTTCTTGCAGAACaagttcatattaataattataatcataatacgcATAAGTGCATAACGCATTgtacacttataaataaaaaacatatttaaggaTATACTTACCTATCAAATTTGAACATTACAAACGAACAAATGCagaattcaaaaacaattacgGTCGGGTTTTTTCAATCTCAAGGTTAGTTAATTTAGATTTGGTTAGGTTTTAACCTatggtaggttaggttaggtaaattCCAAGCTTACATTGACTAGTCcagaattttacaaatttttaaatattaaattcctaATTAAAAGTGTCCAGATATTTATGTTCCAGGATTGTACCTTGCAGCGTCCAGAAtattatggattttaaattattaaattccagATTTGTAACGTTCAGGTTTTCACGTGCACCGTTATTTTACCGGGGTGGCTGAGTCgcacttactgcagcgagttacacccaaaaagaattgtacaatcacaatttttttaatagttgacATTTTTACGGACAACAGAGTGCGGGATCagctatattaggtataataaattaaaagaaatatggCATATAAATTTTGGGTCCACGTAAAAACCTGGAATGTAAAAACCTGAACGTTTTCttccaatttattataatatagttgaagcCGCACTttgttgtccgtaaaaaatgtCAACTCTTAAAAAAGTATGATTGTAcaactctttttgggtgtaacttgctgcagtaaACCCCGGAAGGCAATCCGACtactaatcattaaaaataattattataacttaataatacttTGATAAGATTATActcaattgaaataaataaataatcaataatttaaattgatagaattttgttttattataatataatattacatcataatgtacttaaatatttattttttatatattactttgtCATAATAACTCCTTTTGAAATACAACcaatttttttgaacaataatatttaaaaaaaatagtttatagcttatacaatatgaataattaagttttattgaaCCACCATTTTTCCATTGTGTCCCATGGCATGTGGTTCAATTGGACTGAATGCAATTGTAATTCTAAAACATGAACAAatgttgaatatatataatagctgtATATTTgcttaatcataaataataattcacatttaaaatggtttttcgTAGAAGTATTTTAGACTCTGAGCGCTCGATTGCCGTTTATGGGGCAGTAAAACtatttcgattttcttcaagagtatcttgttcgacgggaaagtgaatctagttggtgcattgaagAAGTAATAAAAATCCCTTATTCCCAATAGTTTCAAAAGCTCAggggaaaacaaaataaaaattaaggaaaaacgggaaatttgttttcgagaaaatcgtttttggtttttggtgtagctctaaaacaaatgaccgtagatacttgcaattttcactggttgtttgtattagcattttctatacacgatacaattttcaaaacattttgatttggttacggacattttcagttaagtacaattttttatagttttttttccaaaaatgtcaataaaattttatttgtagggtcaaaaagcgtgaaaaattaataaaaggctcctgatctattgttacaatattatagtaatatacctactaatatcataggctgaccgtcttcgctcagaatcgtttttcttatacaatgatattatataattaaatttaaatttaacacattaactaatttttggatgttttatcatttttttactgtaacacacttacacattaaatttaatcaatattttattctactcacctattttcatttatttttaggtattttgttatCAATGAAAACAATGCAGCCGAGTGGAGTTTGTTATCAATTTCATTTATACCACCTACGCTgagtaatgatacaattattgcTGGTTCATCAGAACCAGCAATAAGAATAGGTTGGTTTCCATtaacaaatactaaaatttcctagaaataattattaggtaaattttagcgtttcatatttattatatattaatatattataatataggtattaggtatggtgttattgtattacataattgaatttcaaataggtacttttgaaaattatatattttgtattataaaaaaaagattatctACTTacagattttggtttttttaaagttttagcaAGAGCTTCTGTACTTTCCACTAAAAATGCGTCATCAATGTCCAAATGTGAAACATTAGTATCAATTCTTAGaatagacattttttcaaattaactgtaaaaactccgtaagtataataaaaacgtacgTTTAATGTTCACGTCCtcctatttattaataactaattaacaaGTAACAAGCAAACTAttatatatggtaggtatatagccataattaaatttatataaacaaatagatgaattaaagtttatataataaattgcataataataggtgcataatacattattacgaACTTTTCTAAAGATCAtttgtatatgtaggtatttcataaaaaaaatgtatatctggatcatatttttttaggtcaaataaaattacgtttaaaattagataggcaatacagtttataaaaataatgatataataaaaatgtagagtCCTCTATTACGTACAATAACACAAGTAATTAAATCAATTCACAAATTAcacaagacatttttttaatttgtactaaaaaaattgtttatcgatttgttttaatatttactatcatTGATTTATTCTAGATAATTtagttacgaaaaaaaaaagtaacagataaacgtaggtatatatgaatatataatattattacaatattaaaatgattattaattttgtattataaaaatattgatgttttagatacttttatatttgttagtataggtacttataagtattgacatcacaattaaattaatactaccTACACCAAGAAACTAAATTTTGCCAAATTTTGTCACAAAATTACCTGACAGTTCTGCTGTACGCCTGTATACGgtagtaggtgtcgagtgtacctacctaccggctaccagtCCTATCATCATTCAGTGATAGTCACTGTAATGATGGtgaatttatatgtaaaaaaggtgggtaagtggatgtcgctctgctgtacagtaggttagaagtgggtcactgtataatggacagtattaaatttgaattcaatgatataatatcattgtataagaaaaacgattctgagcggagacggtttgtcagcctggatattttatattgttattatttattttatcatgtaagttgaattaatgttatattataattttttattcgtttctatggtaataaacaaagcgttagaaagtaaaatcccatttttagcgttttttcgtaatttttctaaaagataaggtactatactTTGAAATCGAAGCTCTCctcctggtagaaattttgtatacaggatataaaaagaaaaaaaataaaaataaaataaaataaacaccgttgtaaaaccaatagctttctcgctccgctcagaatctaaaaataaatagtcgCTATAAGTAAACTTTTCAAATTCCAACGATACgatgtaaaaataacataaatgcgTGTGGAGTAAACACCTAAACTTAAGTTATCTTTTGATTTCATCTGCACATCTGCTCAATGGTTGACAATACGAATAGAAAAACAATACCGTCATAGCCGGGGAATATACCCAGAAGGGAATCGTAGtgtattaattgttatcatgATGTAATCCAACCCTTAAAATTAGCTgagtacctaatacatatattgtacctacatgatTTTGCACAACAGACATTTTAgaagctataaattattatagctaaataGATATTTTGTAGAATTATGAACGAATTTCAAATGGTACTCGTATGTCatgtatacctacgtttatACTTAAAAAGAGGCTGATCTTAGCAGGATGTCATATTATTTGCCCCTCTCCATAAAATAGGGcatctataggtactataggttaacctaacctaataataatagaatatattttgaacgACGACGTAggttttaatttgaatgtagtgtaatatcattgaatactgATATACGATATTCCTACTAATTACGGTAGGGCACCTAGTGTGAATGAATGATAATGAGTAAAATAACTCACATAGTCagacaataggtatataaatattcaataacaatCAATATTGAGGTGTATATTACATAtgcatattatcaaatattcgTAAATCTGTCGGAAACCACATGTAGGCAcctgtcatatatatatatatgttataaagatTAAAGGCGATGGTGAGATTTCAGACAGAGGTCGtccgtataatattacacattaagGGTACACTCTATACACAAAcatgtattaattgtatacgtAAATATCGGCGAGTGCACCTCCAATGGCGCcactcgtgtataatattataatgtaataatattatgtgcccgCGAGCGAGTGCACACGTCATCTCGATCGCAATTCGATCGTCTGACGACCCGCCGAAAATGGAGCTTACCTATAGCTTGTACCATCGCTTGCCCGGCAAACGTCCATAAGCATTACTTTCACGTCTATGTACACACGATCGACCGGGACAGTATAGCTatacttacacacacacacacacatgtcatatattatataaatgtgtgtgtatacataagggtataatataactataacacGACCAGACCACACACACGACACTCGCGGTATACCACacaaccacacacacacatgctcCACTACGCTGACATTATTTTCTGACACTATATTTCCACCGATGTGtcgcgtacatattataatatatatatttattaataataataataacacatctCTTCGCCGACGACACAGTCTTTTCTAACTCCGCAGTAGTCGGGTATCTGCAGTCGCGTCAGGCGCCCACGTGTATTTTTTGCGtcatagtaataacaatattataatatacctgcaGTGTGTACATACTATAACATTGTtatggtataggtacaatacggTGCAGGGACTTTACGTAGTATTGTGTGTTATATAATGTGTGTTGAAATCTCGtgaaaccaaatattttatacggatTAAACGTCGTCGTGTAACACTTGCTCATCTACTAGccgtatattaacaataataattttcggggtcgttaaaataatatatgtttgtacTCGACAGAATCCGCATAATAATAGACGCACGAGATCAACGTTCTTCCGCGATCCCGACGAACTATGCGATGCcgaaatcttataataataattactcacGGAAAAATCGTACACATTAATACCACCAACCGCCATCATTATTAAAGTGTTTTTTGTCACGatcgtatataaaatacatttaacataaaatgtataattttctcATGTAACACGCCACACACATTACATTATAACAACTTGGGCCGATCGTTGTCGTGTCCAACAAGGTCGCTATTATTGAAGATCAAGGTCCGCGACgttggaattatattataatatatatgctttATTAAAActcttttattatttctttgtttttttttgttttatttctcgttttttttttttttaacaaagggGTTGTCCGTGAACTTCACGAGTATTTGCATTTCCCCGTATTTTTTGtcgtttttttgttgttttaacaTAAAAGTAATATCCAGACGCCGTTTGCCATGACATCGACACTGTACAATAAGATTGGACTTATACCCAAACAGAAACCGATTAGAGTAATGATCATGGGACAACCCGGCGTAGGGAAAACTGGTAAGACACGTCctgataataaatacctattgtaagtacctatcaaataatatttgtataaatatatatgtttaacaaAGATGACCCTctctatacatacataatatacctgtaCCTAATACGGATATTTCATTCTAGAATATATTCCAGCGAAATGCATAGGTgcaatttggggggggggggtacttaGTACCCACACATTTTTAAAGTCATCATTGAATTTTtactgactataatattataccattagtatttggatacatttatttctaagattttatcattttcataataagaataatatatgtagataataatatgtattctgttataggtacctaattgtttatattaagacTAATGCGAAGGTGTATATATGAAGTGGGTGTGGGGGCAAAGACCCCCACTGATCACTTTAGTCGACATAAAATGCATCCCCATAAATGTAACCCGAATTGTGCCTAATGCAAAACgagtacaatttattgttttaccctcttatattataatataatgtgtgtgttgCAGCACTATTGGTGCGATTCGTGACGAAAAAGTTCATTGGTGATTACGATCCCAACCTagaaaaaatgtacacataCCAAGTGTCCATGGAATCGGAAATGGTTAACTTTGAGATATTAGACACCGCTGGATACGTACAAGACGTAAGATAATCCCATtagtttttctaaaatgttttgattttttatacgCATGCCAATTTATGACACCTGTTGAATGTATTAGAAATCTTGCAACTTGGAAATGAACATGCGCTGGGCTGACGTGTTCATACTGGTATACTCCATTACGGATAAATGTTCGTTTGACGATTGCAGTAGGCTCAAGTTTTTGATTAACTACAATAAAAAGAAACGTCGTCTTTCCACTAAAGTAAGAAATATGTGAAACCATTTGAGCCACAGatgaaattatgatataatataataatatgatagcatctttattatatacacaaatataggtactatatacgaatttacttatatagtttatacctacataaatatgcatttttaaaacgatttaattagtatttattaaatagaatatttaagTAGTGTGATGATActgtgatataaataaataaaatacacatattaaatatatttttaaacttatgaaTGAGCTGGGCTTGATAATATacgaatttgtaaaattataccaTTACGGATTacgatattgttttaaaaacataataattagtaattacattaacaaaaacatgattttacgtgaatatctatgtataaaagtttaaagCCATTCAACTAAGTATACAGTAGATAATTTATCTGAACATTATGACGCATTAAAATCAAAGCTCGTACGTGTAGTTtggagttatttaactttgtgttccAAGAACAAAAGTTCCATGGTAATGGCCttattagtatacatatatgggggctatggtgatttgacaattttagtcattaatattaataatttgtaaaataagccaattatagtaaatactagaTTCAATTGTGCGTCtaattttgtaaaaccatttttaagaactataatatagtcctatttagtgatatattatgcttagtatgcaaacattttaataactaagaaactactcatttgaattttgaattaggtacatactaaataatttacagtaaaaaagggggggttgtcatttgaaaaaaaagaagtttgtatcgccacaggacaccccttaagtagtacaaaaaaattcaagaattttaaatatgtatagtcttcaagcatatttaaaaattctaaaaatcagcatttgaataaatttattattcaaggaaaaaatgggggtgagcatgcttggtgaatcactctgtatatagaCACAAATTTAACgttgacaaattattattatcatcaaatattattagtggGTATCAGGTATCtgcaataatagtataatataagccATATATGGCTTATTATACGCTTCTCAGcaaaagatataatatgtacctaattgaaGTAGGCTACAGGGGCGTACCGAGAAGGTTTTTATTGGGGGCCAAAGTTGGTAGTTTGGCCAACTCTAAAAATTGATCCGAGACaacttgtttttgttattttgtcgtAGCAATTTCATTGTTaaacagttaaaatgttttaattatttaagtaaattaaaaattcaagctattatacttatagattatgaaaattgtttataatacctatataagacatccattacaataaattattccatTAGGTAAGTACCacatttgcaataaaataataaataatgttcaaaaaaaaaaaaaacaaagtaaataataaaaatgtatattattcaattattgtttattgttataaaaatgagtcattttcttatacctaaatattcaatttatttatttcaatttatcaatattcttcttttttttagaaTTGCCCATTTTTGAGCCATTtcatttaaagacattttatcCACTAAATCTTTTTCAGAAGAAAGCAACATCAGATTATTTAATCTACAGTCTTCTTGGGTtgttctttaataatttttgaccaTTTTCAATTTGCTAAATGACCTTTCATTGCCAGCAACGGTTACAGGTGCTGTACATGATAAGCGGCATAATAGATTGGCCAATGGCAAAGCAGTTTTTAATTCATGGGAAACTATTGCACTTCCAGTTCACACTGCAAAGTTAATGtatcaatttcaatattattcggaaaaaattgtattgtatttgaataagAGTTTCCGTCGACAATTCCTTTGAAAATGGCGGTTTAAGCATACTGTATAATGGCTTAATATCATTAATGGATTTCTCAAGATGATCTTTTATTAAACCATTCAGTTTATCTAAGACCATTTTAAACTCTTTCCTATAAAAAGAGTGGAAGGAAAATTAGAC
This is a stretch of genomic DNA from Acyrthosiphon pisum isolate AL4f chromosome A3, pea_aphid_22Mar2018_4r6ur, whole genome shotgun sequence. It encodes these proteins:
- the LOC100570612 gene encoding macrophage migration inhibitory factor homolog; the protein is MSILRIDTNVSHLDIDDAFLVESTEALAKTLKKPKSEILVFVNGNQPILIAGSDEPAIIVSLLSVGGINEIDNKLHSAALFSLITKYLKINENRITIAFSPIEPHAMGHNGKMVVQ